In one Musa acuminata AAA Group cultivar baxijiao chromosome BXJ2-5, Cavendish_Baxijiao_AAA, whole genome shotgun sequence genomic region, the following are encoded:
- the LOC135585886 gene encoding glutamate receptor 3.5-like isoform X4, protein MRFCKQRNLPISSRKKNSSFPVLQAYKGILPLQRRHAILSFPLGFFFFWQKEVSDLFLLSHLTNISCLQSFLLADLPSSLFCCIKISFQRSNSFGGILSHVVSKTMASMSPLFMIWFLVGLSGAVGELGDGTTKPGMVNVGVLYTFNSTIGRAAMVGIELAIEDVNADSTILAGTQLNVIAQDTNCSGFVGTIEALRLMEKKVVAVVGPQSSGIGHVISHVVTELHVPLLSFAATDPTLSPLEHPYFIRTTHSDYFQMNAIADLVEHFGWREVTAIFVDDDYGRGGVIALGDALAKKRSRISYKAGFPPNAGPTAINDLLVRVNLMESRVFVVHVNPDTGMNVFSLAKNMGMMATGYVWIATDWLASTLDSVVRPDPNAMSLLQGAIVLRHHTPDSASKRRFTARWNAMIRAGNASSGLNSYGLYAYDSLWVVARAINRFLGAGNTINFSADPRLHEANGSTLHLSTLRIFDGGESLLEQLLLTNFTGLTGQIEFDSERNLIRPSYDILNIGGGPRLIGYWSNYSGLSVIAPEILYQQPPNTSTTSQQQLFGVVWPGETTAQPRGWVFPNDGKPLRIGVPNRASFKEFVTNSSNSDDLGGFCIDVFNAAIKLLPYPVPCSFVLIGDGSRNPNYDEIVNMVARNELDAAVGDIAIVRNRIKIVDFTQPYTESGLVIVTRVRGSSSSAWAFLKPFTLEMWCATGAFFLVVGAAVWILEHRENPEFRGTPKQQIATMF, encoded by the exons ATGCGATTCTGCAAGCAGCGCAATCTTCCGATATCTTCGAGAAAGAAAAACAGTTCTTTTCCTGTTCTCCAAGCTTATAAAGGGATTCTCCCACTGCAGAGGCGGCATGCAATCCTTTCCTTCccattaggttttttttttttttggcaaaaggAGGTTTCAGATCTCTTTCTGCTTTCTCATCTCACAAACATTTCCTGTCTCCAATCCTTTCTTTTAGCTGACTTACCTTCTTCTCTTTTCTGCTGCATAAAAATTTCATTTCAGAGAAGCAACTCTTTCGGGGGGATACTTTCGCATGTTGTGTCCAAGACGATGGCCAGCATGTCTCCGCTGTTCATGATATGGTTCTTGGTTGGCCTCAGTGGCGCGGTGGGTGAGCTTGGCGATGGAACCACCAAGCCTGGCATGGTGAATGTGGGTGTTCTTTACACCTTTAATTCTACCATCGGAAGGGCAGCCATGGTTGGGATCGAGCTAGCAATAGAAGACGTCAATGCAGACTCCACGATCCTTGCAGGGACCCAGCTGAATGTGATCGCACAGGACACAAACTGCAGCGGCTTTGTTGGAACGATCGAAG CCTTACGACTGATGGAGAAGAAGGTGGTGGCAGTCGTCGGTCCGCAGTCCTCCGGCATCGGCCATGTCATCTCCCACGTCGTCACCGAGCTCCATGTCCCTCTCTTATCCTTCGCCGCCACCGATCCAACCCTCTCCCCACTGGAGCACCCCTACTTCATCCGAACAACTCACAGCGACTACTTCCAGATGAACGCCATCGCCGACCTCGTCGAACACTTCGGCTGGCGAGAGGTGACCGCCATCTTCGTCGACGACGACTACGGCAGGGGCGGCGTGATAGCACTCGGCGACGCGCTCGCCAAGAAGCGTTCCAGGATCTCATACAAAGCTGGCTTCCCTCCCAATGCTGGCCCGACCGCGATCAATGACTTGCTGGTGAGAGTCAATCTCATGGAGTCTCGCGTCTTCGTCGTGCATGTCAACCCTGACACCGGCATGAACGTCTTCTCCCTCGCCAAGAATATGGGTATGATGGCCACCGGATACGTGTGGATCGCCACAGATTGGCTTGCTTCCACTCTGGATTCGGTCGTGCGACCAGATCCCAACGCCATGAGCCTCCTCCAAGGCGCCATTGTTCTTCGCCACCACACACCGGATTCAGCTTCCAAGAGGCGATTCACAGCTCGGTGGAACGCCATGATTCGCGCAGGAAACGCTTCGTCCGGCTTGAACAGCTACGGCCTCTACGCTTACGATTCACTCTGGGTGGTTGCTCGTGCCATCAATCGATTTCTAGGTGCAGGAAACACCATCAACTTCTCTGCAGATCCTCGCTTGCACGAAGCCAATGGCAGCACTCTGCACTTGTCGACGCTGCGTATTTTCGACGGAGGCGAAAGCTTGCTTGAGCAGCTGCTGCTCACAAACTTCACCGGATTGACAGGCCAAATCGAGTTCGATTCGGAGAGAAATCTCATCCGACCATCTTATGACATCCTCAACATAGGCGGAGGACCTCGATTGATCGGATACTGGTCCAATTACTCTGGTCTATCGGTTATTGCTCCTGAGATCTTATACCAGCAGCCACCGAACACTTCCACCACGAGCCAGCAGCAGCTTTTCGGTGTCGTGTGGCCCGGCGAAACGACGGCGCAGCCGCGTGGTTGGGTGTTCCCCAACGATGGCAAGCCTCTCAGGATCGGAGTTCCGAACCGAGCGAGCTTCAAGGAGTTCGTGACCAACAGTTCCAACTCCGACGATCTCGGTGGCTTCTGCATCGATGTGTTCAATGCTGCAATCAAGCTGCTGCCTTACCCGGTTCCTTGCTCGTTTGTGCTGATCGGAGACGGTTCTAGGAATCCAAATTACGACGAAATCGTCAACATGGTCGCTCGAAAT GAGCTCGATGCTGCTGTAGGAGACATTGCAATCGTGAGGAACAGAATCAAGATCGTGGATTTCACGCAGCCATACACCGAATCAGGACTCGTTATAGTCACTCGAGTTCGGGGGAGCAGCTCAAGTGCTTGGGCCTTCCTGAAGCCATTCACGTTGGAGATGTGGTGCGCCACCGGAGCTTTCTTCCTCGTTGTGGGTGCAGCCGTTTGGATTCTCGAGCACAGAGAGAACCCCGAGTTCCGCGGCACTCCGAAACAACAGATCGCAACCATGTTCTG A